The genomic DNA aatttggtaaacttgaaattAGGTGGGTGTAAGTTAGCAGCCCCCATTTATATGTCtgattttttcctttattacttactttttttattatcccaattatacccttaaataactttttctataataaagattgttgttggtgtcattaaaaaaattagattatattttttttgttatattgttgatgtaattgaaatagataatcattgTTAGTTTGaattgttataacttgaaagcaataaacatttatatttttagttttaatcaaaatcaaaatttcataaaaaaaaaacacggttCAACGTAAGTGAGAGTGACAGTCTTTttgctaataataataataataataataaaaaatcatcaaattgggTTAACAAGGCAATGAATAACGCAATTAATCGAAttgaatgaataataataacTGGAAACTCCAAAAATTGTGGGCACTAAAGTTGGGATGTTTGTTAAGTCAcacattatattatatatatgtcaaGTCTTCATAGGTTAGGTTAGTAACCCTTGTGTGACTGCGAGCAATATTTATCTACCGAAATAAAGCTCTCCAATGGTGGTAAAAGGAATGGAAGATGAAGTAATTCCTCTCTTGGAAGAATATAAGCCAGTTACTAATACAAGGTACTCTGTCCCATTTCATTTTTCCTCTTATAATTCtcttttgcttttgattttttttttttttttcaattcataaACGTTTGTTCGTATATATTCATTGTTTATAGTGATTGTGAAAAAGGCATGAAAGATGGGTTTGTGGAGATGAAAGAATCTGATGCAGTGTATGAACTACTCAATCCCTTTAATTTACCCTCAcacaattatattattattatttttattttttttagggtttgtttggatGGACAGTTTATTGTGTGCTTTATAACACAAGCATTATTTATCGTGAttaataagtcaatccaaactgATCCAAAAAGTCTCACAAACCAATGTATGTATATAATCTCATGTTAATATGCATAGGCACACAACTTCCATCGTCGCCAAGAGTAGGCTCAAAGATCTGTTAATATGCCGTAGGAACAAAACTTCCATTGTCGCCGTGGTCTCGACAATACTATGCTTGCTATTGGCTATCTTCCCTGTACTAAAGATATCATCAGATGGTCGTAACTTTATGGCGAAATATGAGAATATCATCATGGTCATACTCGTCCCTcttgttttctttattcaatTAAGGCTGGCGGATATTAGTTCAATGAGCCCTGTTGACAACAGAATCTTTGGGATCTTATTCATAATTTTGCTATCAAATGCAATTTCAGTCGTAGAAGTTGGTTTTTTCTCATGGACCGCTGCTAGCATCATTTTGATCGTTTCGGCCATGGTAATTGCATCGCTTGTCCATGATACTTGGGAAGTCATCTCTACTGAAGACATTGTATTCTCAAAGGGAATACAAAAATTCGTATCAGTTATCTGTTTCTTATCAATAGTTTACACTATTAAAAGCATAGTCTACTATGTTTATGTGTAGTTTGGAATTTTATTTATCTCAATAAAGATTTTGGTATGTGGATTTTGCGGCTCATCAATGTTATTATGATAGGgtttttttatagtttatattCTCATTGTTGGTCCTTTTCcattcttctttctttaacAGAATAATGGTTTTAGTTTGAATTTGTGTCTATAATCAAGTTCTAGCtgtttttgatataattttgtCTATACCCTAAGAATTCATTCTCAGTAATTTACcatcaaattcaaatatttatatatttaagctATTAATTGTTGGATTAAGAGAAATCTTACTTTATGATTCTATACACTCACACACTCTCTCCCTTGTAAAATGGAAATCACACACTTGTTGTTCTATATTCATTTAACATGTCTTATATACACACAATGATCACTACTTTGTTGTGCATAGGAGTGATGACTCGATAATTTGGTATATTTTGATGGGTCATGTGCATAGATGGTGTAGAAATCTATCAAACAACTTAAATCGACTTGTTGAAGCGAATTGAAAATCGAGATATGAGCAATTTGAAAGGTGGTTTAGTTGGAGAAGGGAGTTTTTCGTCTGGGAGGATGCACTTCTTGAGGATCTGATGGAGGATTTGaatggttttggttttgtgGAAGAGGAGGATCATTGGAAGTGGAGGTTGGAGGAGGACGGAGCTTTCTCGGTCAAATCAATGTATTCAAAATTGGAAACAAGGATGGTGACAGTAGCGAATTCTCAAGGTGTTGAGAGGAGGGTGTTTTTGCAAATTTGGATGAGTAAGGTCCCTTCTAAGGTGGTGGTTTTTTCTTGGAAACTTCTCCACGATAGAATTCCTACAAAGACCAACCTTGCAATTAGAAATGCTCTTCCTGCAGATAGCTCTCAGGTTTGTGTTTTGTGTAATAGCACGGCTGAAGACTCTAAACATCTGTTTTTGCATTGCGAAGGGACATCTGTTATCTGGCGCAAGCTTATGGACTGGCTggactttaattttttaatcccCCCAAATCTGTTTATTATGTGGGAATGTTGGATTGGAGCTGTTGTCAATAAAAAGATTCGGAAGGGTGTGAGGCTTATTTGGCATGCCACCATTTGGAACATTTGGAAAGCAAGGAATGACATTGTGTTCAATAATGCGACTTTAGACCTTGAAGCTCTCTTGGAATCAATTAAGGTATTGTCGTGGAGGTGGTGTTTGGGTAGATTGAGCTTGCCAGCTTGTTTGTTTTACGAATGGAATTGGAATCCGAAGAATTGTCTGTTGCGTTGAGGCTGTGTCAAGGGGTTGGCGGGGGAGTTTTGTGTGGTTTTGTTGCAGTCTGCGTGCTACTGTGTTGTTTTTTGTGTTCTGTTGGCAGGTTGCAGCGCGCTTCTGTTATGCTGCAACTGTCTGCGTTTTTTAGGTTGCTTGGTTTAGGCTCTTCAGCTATCTGTTTTGCTGTTAGGGGCTGTCTGAGTTTTGTTCCTGCCTTTTGTTTGGCTTCGGAACTTAGGAGGTTTTTTATCGAGTTTAGGGGGTGGCAGTCTGTCGCCTTTTGTAATTGTGCCtatttgtactctttttcctccGTGCGGGTGAAGTGCTCCTTGCGCTAACTAGCCTAATAAAtttgctgattcaaaaaaaaaaaaaaggtggttTGCAAAAGCTATTTGGACTCTTAGGAGACAGAGATTAAGACAATGCATCTATCCTTTAAAGTCTAAGCACACTTAACCGAACCGCCAAACATTTTTTCAGCATTTTAAATTTCAACTTTGAACTAATAAACATTGATGGGAAAAAATCATGGTAGCATGTCTAAGCAAGATTATAGTACAAATATGTTCACACAAAAATCCATATGAAGTTCAGAAACAAATGAAATTCAGTTGGTCATTGGCAAATGAGTTAATTAAGGCGACTTCTTCGGTCAAACATTGGTGACAGTCGTGATTGAGATGAGAGGATTTATATGATCCCTGGCAGACACTTTTCAAATGCATGGAGTAATAGTAAAGGTTTTATTTGATTGAAAGTGACCAAATCATCATTTTTTAACGGAGTAAAGTGATAGAATTAAGGAAAAGGAACATGTGACTTGGAGAGGGAATGTGCATGGaatattatttaaaacaaataattgagACGACCTCTTTTTAAGACGACATCATTTATTTTaactattataattaattaatgggttaatagtgttttttttattttgaaaattaaattccagaattttttaaaatatttttaatttttaaaaaaatctgattatattttctgattttttctaatttttgaaaaaaaatctaatttttttggaaacaaatatgactatttttttgtttttttatatttcggaaataatcttaattttttttttgaattttttaaaaattaattttcgattttttaaatttttggaaaaaaagctgaatatttttttggatttttttattttttaaaaataaaatctgatgtggatATATTTTTGACACGTggccaatttaaaaaaaaaaatgaaaaaaaaatgccaaatcAGCGCCACATAAGCGAATTTGCTTAGTTGGAtgggggaggggtgttttctggaagaaaaaaaagttttacaaggatgcaattcaaatcgaaaattttataggggcgaaaaccggaaatgacttatattacaggagggaaaagcactattaaccctgaattaatttattatgtATTTGAGACGACATCTTTTTAAACTAATCAATGAAAGGATACTTTCTTTAATCCATGTATAAATACAGGT from Medicago truncatula cultivar Jemalong A17 chromosome 8, MtrunA17r5.0-ANR, whole genome shotgun sequence includes the following:
- the LOC25500125 gene encoding uncharacterized protein isoform X1, with product MVVKGMEDEVIPLLEEYKPVTNTSDCEKGMKDGFVEMKESDAVHTTSIVAKSRLKDLLICRRNKTSIVAVVSTILCLLLAIFPVLKISSDGRNFMAKYENIIMVILVPLVFFIQLRLADISSMSPVDNRIFGILFIILLSNAISVVEVGFFSWTAASIILIVSAMVIASLVHDTWEVISTEDIVFSKGIQKFVSVICFLSIVYTIKSIVYYVYV
- the LOC25500125 gene encoding uncharacterized protein isoform X2 — encoded protein: MVVKGMEDEVIPLLEEYKPVTNTSDCEKGMKDGFVEMKESDAVHTTSIVAKSRLKDLLICRRNKTSIVAVVSTILCLLLAIFPVLKISSDGRNFMAKYENIIMVILVPLVFFIQLRLADISSMSPVDNRIFGILFIILLSNAISVVEVGFFSWTAASIILIVSAME